The following coding sequences are from one Capsicum annuum cultivar UCD-10X-F1 chromosome 3, UCD10Xv1.1, whole genome shotgun sequence window:
- the LOC107861978 gene encoding probable WRKY transcription factor 40 isoform X1 — protein sequence MEFTSLVDTSLDLSFRPLRVPDDIPKQEVESNFIGLGRDLMPDKDDQAGDLLEELNRVSAENKKLTEMLTVMCQNYNALRNQLTEYLNKQNSTTSTAADNNHDHHSDGSKKRKVENNNNEIVKSVQGLHSESSSSDEDSSNKKPREQHIKTNTCRVYVKTEASDTSLIVKDGYQWRKYGQKVTRDNPSPRAYFKCSFAPTCPVKKKVQRSVEDQSILVATYEGEHNHSKMDGSGPVTTSPSSRLNPKNTLVGANTTTVMPCSSTSIINTPSGPTLTLDLTQPKKLQNDQKKVNSNTSTSNASGQKSKSPGGHDHHQQNRPEFQQLFIDQMASSLTKDPSFQAALAAAISGKFLQNNHTDK from the exons ATGGAATTCACCAGTTTAGTTGATACTTCTTTGGATCTCAGCTTCAGACCTCTTCGAGTTCCTGATGATATACCG AAACAAGAAGTTGAGAGTAATTTCATTGGGCTTGGAAGAGATCTCATGCCTGACAAAGATGATCAG GCAGGTGATTTGTTGGAGGAACTAAATAGAGTAAGTGCTGAAAACAAGAAACTGACTGAGATGTTAACAGTTATGTGCCAGAATTACAATGCATTGAGAAACCAATTGACTGAATATTTGAACAAGCAAAACAGTACTACTAGTACTGCAGCTGATAATAATCATGATCATCATAGCGATGGATCGAAAAAAAGAAAAGTcgaaaacaacaacaatgaaattgTGAAATCAGTTCAAGGATTACACTCAGAGAGCAGCTCAAGTGATGAAGATTCATCTAACAAGAAACCAAGAGAACAACACATTAAAACTAACACTTGTAGAGTTTATGTCAAAACCGAAGCATCTGATACTTCTCTT ATTGTGAAGGATGGATATCAGTGGAGGAAATATGGTCAGAAAGTAACAAGAGATAACCCATCTCCCAGAGCTTATTTCAAATGCTCTTTTGCTCCTACCTGCCCAGTCAAAAAAAAG GTGCAAAGAAGTGTGGAAGACCAATCGATTCTAGTAGCGACATATGAAGGAGAACACAACCATTCCAAAATGGATGGTTCAGGCCCCGTTACAACTTCCCCGTCTAGCCGATTAAACCCGAAAAATACTCTTGTGGGTGCTAATACTACTACTGTCATGCCATGCTCCAGTACTAGTATCATCAACACACCATCAGGACCAACCTTAACATTGGATCTTACACaaccaaaaaaattacaaaatgaccaaaagaaaGTGAACAGCAATACTAGTACTAGTAATGCAAGTGGTCAAAAAAGCAAATCACCAGGAGGACATGATCATCATCAGCAAAATAGACCAGAGTTTCAACAGTTGTTTATAGATCAAATGGCTTCTTCATTGACTAAAGATCCAAGTTTTCAAGCAGCCTTAGCCGCTGCCATATCGGGAAAATTCTTACAAAATAATCATACAGACAaataa
- the LOC107861978 gene encoding probable WRKY transcription factor 40, which translates to MPDKDDQAGDLLEELNRVSAENKKLTEMLTVMCQNYNALRNQLTEYLNKQNSTTSTAADNNHDHHSDGSKKRKVENNNNEIVKSVQGLHSESSSSDEDSSNKKPREQHIKTNTCRVYVKTEASDTSLIVKDGYQWRKYGQKVTRDNPSPRAYFKCSFAPTCPVKKKVQRSVEDQSILVATYEGEHNHSKMDGSGPVTTSPSSRLNPKNTLVGANTTTVMPCSSTSIINTPSGPTLTLDLTQPKKLQNDQKKVNSNTSTSNASGQKSKSPGGHDHHQQNRPEFQQLFIDQMASSLTKDPSFQAALAAAISGKFLQNNHTDK; encoded by the exons ATGCCTGACAAAGATGATCAG GCAGGTGATTTGTTGGAGGAACTAAATAGAGTAAGTGCTGAAAACAAGAAACTGACTGAGATGTTAACAGTTATGTGCCAGAATTACAATGCATTGAGAAACCAATTGACTGAATATTTGAACAAGCAAAACAGTACTACTAGTACTGCAGCTGATAATAATCATGATCATCATAGCGATGGATCGAAAAAAAGAAAAGTcgaaaacaacaacaatgaaattgTGAAATCAGTTCAAGGATTACACTCAGAGAGCAGCTCAAGTGATGAAGATTCATCTAACAAGAAACCAAGAGAACAACACATTAAAACTAACACTTGTAGAGTTTATGTCAAAACCGAAGCATCTGATACTTCTCTT ATTGTGAAGGATGGATATCAGTGGAGGAAATATGGTCAGAAAGTAACAAGAGATAACCCATCTCCCAGAGCTTATTTCAAATGCTCTTTTGCTCCTACCTGCCCAGTCAAAAAAAAG GTGCAAAGAAGTGTGGAAGACCAATCGATTCTAGTAGCGACATATGAAGGAGAACACAACCATTCCAAAATGGATGGTTCAGGCCCCGTTACAACTTCCCCGTCTAGCCGATTAAACCCGAAAAATACTCTTGTGGGTGCTAATACTACTACTGTCATGCCATGCTCCAGTACTAGTATCATCAACACACCATCAGGACCAACCTTAACATTGGATCTTACACaaccaaaaaaattacaaaatgaccaaaagaaaGTGAACAGCAATACTAGTACTAGTAATGCAAGTGGTCAAAAAAGCAAATCACCAGGAGGACATGATCATCATCAGCAAAATAGACCAGAGTTTCAACAGTTGTTTATAGATCAAATGGCTTCTTCATTGACTAAAGATCCAAGTTTTCAAGCAGCCTTAGCCGCTGCCATATCGGGAAAATTCTTACAAAATAATCATACAGACAaataa